The sequence TTTTTGACGGTTTTAGTCGCGGGCTAACAGCTTCTCTCGTTTGTCACTGTCTGCTTGTGGAAACAAATCAGGGACTCGTTCTCGTTGATACAGGTTTTGGTCTGCGTGATATAAATGCATCATTATCAAGACTCAGCCCTTTCTTTATCAATTTAAATCGGATTAAGTTTGAAGAAAAATACACAGCAGTTGCAGCTATTAAGCGACTCGGTTTTAATCCACAGGATGTACGTCACATAGTACTTACTCATCTTGATTTTGATCATGCAGGTGGTTTAGAAGATTTTCCGCAAGCAACTGTACATGTAATGCTTAGTGAGTTTGAAGCAGCGCAAGAACGCCAGGGCTTGATATCATCGCAGCGTTATCGTCCTGGCCACTGGGACGAAGTAAAACACTGGAAGTATTATTCAGCCGATGGTGAACCTTGGTTCGGCTTTGAAGCAGTACGTAATCTCGAAGGACTACCGCCTGAAATTCTTCTCGTACCACTGGTTGGTCATACACGGGGTCATGCAGGTATCGCCATTGAGACATCCCAAGGCTGGCTTTTACATGCAGGCGATGCTTATTTTTACCGACATGAGATTGGCTCTGATCAACGACGGTGTACACCTGGGCTGCGTTTCTACCAATGGATGATGGAAGTAGACCGTAACGCTAGATTATACAATCAAGAAAAGCTGCGGGCATTATCAGTTGATCACAGTAGTGAAGTACGCCTCTTTTGCAGCCATGATGCTATCGAGTTCAAAAAGTTTGCAGAACAAGATAATTCGCATTTACATGTGAACTCAATTTAAAAGAGCTATACTTTCTGGGTGATTGGAAATCGGGTTTACACAGACGCCGGAGGTGGCTTATACCGTTTCACTTTAAGATTGATACAGATGGGCAAGAAAAGTGATGTGTATCAAAAATTTCGTGAAATGGTATTAGAGCAAGATAATTCACCTACGTGGGTTTGAAATTGGTAATCAAGCGATCGCTCATTCCAGGTATGGTAGAGTATTATCCGTCACAATTACTCTACTGCTACTCACTTATGTACTTACCAGTGGTGCTAAAAAACACACCTCGTTTTTTTCTCCTCTTCATCATCAGCATCATTATCTTTGCAGGATTACACATACCGCAGGAGGTAAAAGCGCAGGAATGGCGACCTGTGCGGGGTGGTATCCTTTATGGTATTAGCGGAATGGCACTGGTGGAACAAAAGAATAATTCTCTAGATTTTTTGATTGTTCATGACAATAAAAAAAAGGATGAGGAACGTCTAGCAATCATTCAATTACAGGGTAAACAGTCACTTAAATATTCTCCTGTGAAATGGCAAAATAATGCAGAATTACCGATTGATTTAGAAGCCTTAACACCTGTTCCCGGAAAAAAAAGTTTTATAGCTGTAACCAGTGCTGGAAATGCTTATGAAATTAAGTTAATTGCATCTAATAATATTTTAGTTTTGCAAAAATTCGATTTACCAAAAATTCCTCAAGGTAGTAATTTTGAAGCATTTTCACTGCAAAATATCGATAATAAATTAGTTGCGGTTTGGGCACATCGGGGTGAGGGAAAACAACCAGCAATTATTTATTGGGGAATCCTAGATTTAGATAAAGCCAAAATAACTCAAGTAAATTCTGCTAATTTAACCGTACCATTTCCATCAGGTAATGTACGTCATATTTCTGATTTGAAAGTAGATGAAACTGGAGTTATTTTTATCAGTGCTGCTAGCGATGATGGTAATGACGGGCCATTTAAATCTGCTGTGTATGTTGCTGGTTATGTGGGATTTCGTAATAACAAATTAGCGCTGCAACAAAATTCTCAACTCGTACCTCTATACCGTTCAAATGCTCACAAAATAGAAGCTCTAGAACTCGTTCCAGGTGCTGGAGGTGGTGTAATTTTGGGTACTGACGATGAAAATTTAGGTTCCTATGTGTATGTGATGGGTGAAGCGTAGGTGTTAGATCCCCGATTTCTTCAAAAAATCGGGGATCTCATTATTAATTACACATTAAACCTGAACAACATCACGTCTCCTTCTTGGACAATATACTCTTTTCCTTCACTCCTAACTAAACCTTTTTCCTTTGCACCATTCATCGAACCGCTGGTGACTAAAGCATCATAAGCAACAGTTTCCGCACGGATAAATCCCCTCTCAAAATCAGAGTGAATTACACCCGCAGCTTGGGGCGCAGACATCCCCGCGTTGATTGTCCAAGCGCGGGTTTCTTTAGGGCCGCTGGTGAAATATGTCCGCAAACCTAAGAGTGCATAGGTAGCGCGAATTAATGATTTTAAACCGCCTTCTTCTACACCTAAAGAAGCGAGAAAATCTGCTTTATCCTCTTCTGGTAACTCCACTAATTCCGCTTCAACTTGAGCAGAAACAATCACCACTTGAGCATTTTCTTGAGATGCAACTTGGCGTACTTGTTCAACAAAATCATTACCTGTGGCTAGGTCGTCTTCAGATACATTAGCGGCGTAGATAATCGGTTTGTTGGTGAGTAATCCTAAGCCTTTAATAATGGCTGATTCTTCTTCATTTAAACTCACCTGACGAACTGATTTTCCTTCATTTAAAGCCGCAGCTAATTTTTCCAAAACGGTGATTTCAAACTGTGCATCTTTACTGGTGCGTGCTTGTTTGCGAGTGCGATCAATGCGTCTTTCGATTTGGAATAAATCTGATAAACCGAGTTCCAAATTAATGATTTCAATATCTCGCGCTGGGTCAACAGAACCAGCAACATGGATGATATCATCATTTTCAAAACAACGCACCACATGGACGATCGCATCAACTTCCCGAATATGCGAAAGAAATTGATTACCCAGTCCTTCACCTTGACTCGCACCCTTGACTAAACCAGCAATATCGACAAATTCCA is a genomic window of Fortiea contorta PCC 7126 containing:
- a CDS encoding MBL fold metallo-hydrolase, whose amino-acid sequence is MRIHHLNCGCMCPIGGALFDGFSRGLTASLVCHCLLVETNQGLVLVDTGFGLRDINASLSRLSPFFINLNRIKFEEKYTAVAAIKRLGFNPQDVRHIVLTHLDFDHAGGLEDFPQATVHVMLSEFEAAQERQGLISSQRYRPGHWDEVKHWKYYSADGEPWFGFEAVRNLEGLPPEILLVPLVGHTRGHAGIAIETSQGWLLHAGDAYFYRHEIGSDQRRCTPGLRFYQWMMEVDRNARLYNQEKLRALSVDHSSEVRLFCSHDAIEFKKFAEQDNSHLHVNSI
- the ychF gene encoding redox-regulated ATPase YchF → MLRAGIVGLPNVGKSTLFNAVVANAKAEAANFPFCTIEPNVGVVAVPDDRLNVLSKIANSEQIVPARVEFVDIAGLVKGASQGEGLGNQFLSHIREVDAIVHVVRCFENDDIIHVAGSVDPARDIEIINLELGLSDLFQIERRIDRTRKQARTSKDAQFEITVLEKLAAALNEGKSVRQVSLNEEESAIIKGLGLLTNKPIIYAANVSEDDLATGNDFVEQVRQVASQENAQVVIVSAQVEAELVELPEEDKADFLASLGVEEGGLKSLIRATYALLGLRTYFTSGPKETRAWTINAGMSAPQAAGVIHSDFERGFIRAETVAYDALVTSGSMNGAKEKGLVRSEGKEYIVQEGDVMLFRFNV